The proteins below are encoded in one region of Planctopirus limnophila DSM 3776:
- the atpB gene encoding F0F1 ATP synthase subunit A — protein MSADHNDYFHHISDALEFEMPEFVYSFIDRGYFHLPKIFSFQITKFMVMQVLAAVLVYLIFRGLAKQVANGEPARGRWWNFWETLAVFVRDEVVRSSISEPHAHHDDHGHGQTHAQANYHAQAYVDAGQTHVHGHVQPQLAAVGGHVMATSIDESKDLASTGTHYADRFLPFIWSLFFYILFCNLLGAFPLFGTATASTSVTGVLALSVLVVTIGAGIKQSGAVGFWKSLVPSMDIPGIIGPPLKALIFVIELAGLFIKHTVLAIRLFANMLAGHVVIAVFLSFIAATANSGILWYAVTPASIFGQLAIGALELFVAFLQAYVFSLLASLFIGAAVNPH, from the coding sequence ATGTCAGCGGACCACAACGATTACTTTCACCATATCAGTGATGCACTCGAATTCGAGATGCCCGAGTTTGTGTACTCGTTCATCGACCGAGGGTACTTTCACCTGCCCAAGATCTTCAGTTTTCAGATCACCAAATTCATGGTGATGCAGGTCCTGGCGGCAGTGCTGGTTTACCTGATTTTCCGCGGGCTTGCGAAACAGGTTGCCAATGGCGAACCTGCCCGAGGGAGATGGTGGAATTTCTGGGAAACTCTTGCGGTTTTCGTACGGGATGAAGTCGTCCGATCTTCGATCAGCGAGCCTCACGCACACCACGACGATCATGGTCACGGTCAGACTCACGCCCAGGCGAACTATCATGCTCAGGCTTATGTCGATGCAGGGCAGACGCATGTTCACGGCCATGTGCAACCTCAGTTAGCTGCTGTTGGCGGTCACGTGATGGCGACGAGCATTGATGAATCCAAGGATCTGGCTTCGACCGGAACTCATTACGCAGATCGCTTTCTGCCGTTCATCTGGTCGCTGTTTTTCTACATTCTGTTCTGTAACCTCCTGGGAGCCTTCCCTCTCTTCGGCACGGCCACAGCCAGTACTAGTGTCACTGGCGTGCTGGCGTTAAGCGTGCTGGTGGTCACGATTGGCGCTGGGATTAAACAATCGGGGGCTGTTGGTTTCTGGAAATCGCTGGTTCCCTCAATGGATATTCCCGGCATCATTGGGCCACCGCTGAAAGCACTGATCTTCGTCATTGAGCTTGCTGGGCTGTTTATCAAGCACACCGTGTTGGCGATTCGATTGTTTGCCAACATGCTCGCGGGCCATGTGGTGATCGCTGTCTTTCTGAGCTTTATTGCAGCGACGGCGAACTCCGGGATTTTATGGTATGCAGTCACTCCCGCCAGTATTTTTGGGCAGTTGGCGATTGGTGCTCTGGAATTGTTTGTAGCCTTTTTGCAGGCTTACGTGTTCTCTTTGCTGGCGTCGTTATTCATTGGGGCGGCCGTCAATCCTCACTAA
- the atpE gene encoding ATP synthase F0 subunit C, whose translation MQVLSLMTRILGAFCVLAVPAMAQDGGAASGPIVVKAIGVGIVILGAGLGIGKIGSSAVESIARQPEAAGAIQTAMIIAGALIEGATLFGLIICML comes from the coding sequence GTGCAGGTTCTTTCTCTGATGACTCGCATCCTGGGTGCCTTCTGTGTTCTTGCCGTTCCAGCAATGGCTCAAGACGGTGGTGCTGCATCCGGCCCTATCGTTGTCAAGGCGATTGGCGTCGGGATTGTGATTCTGGGCGCTGGCCTGGGAATTGGTAAGATTGGTTCTTCGGCTGTCGAAAGCATTGCTCGCCAGCCCGAAGCTGCCGGTGCTATTCAGACAGCCATGATTATTGCTGGTGCTCTGATCGAAGGTGCCACCCTCTTCGGTCTCATTATCTGTATGCTCTAA
- the atpF gene encoding F0F1 ATP synthase subunit B, with protein MYAQACQVTFQSSTARRSGWLWSLCFCAMAGLLLQGSISVADEKAKPDHGSETASTTGHGHSEDAHSSQGSTIPSGMIPKPDLMVWSLITFVAFVFLLSKFAWKPLAAGLDQREARIRNDIQEAESARLKAQQLLAEHEARLAKTEETVRELIAEAKRDAEKVRVDLTAAAEADVQTMKKRAVSEIEQARDVALQQLFDTLSTHVMDATSRIVGRSLNSDDHQRLVQEALAELNVRRN; from the coding sequence ATGTACGCTCAAGCTTGCCAAGTGACATTCCAGTCCTCGACAGCCCGTCGTTCTGGCTGGTTGTGGAGCCTTTGTTTTTGTGCGATGGCTGGGCTTTTGCTTCAGGGATCGATTTCGGTTGCTGATGAAAAAGCCAAGCCAGATCACGGCTCGGAAACGGCTTCAACGACCGGACATGGTCACTCAGAAGACGCTCACAGTTCACAGGGATCGACCATCCCCTCAGGTATGATTCCAAAACCTGACTTGATGGTCTGGTCGCTGATCACGTTTGTGGCCTTTGTCTTTCTGCTCAGTAAGTTTGCCTGGAAGCCCTTGGCAGCTGGTCTTGATCAACGCGAAGCACGCATTCGCAACGATATTCAAGAAGCCGAATCCGCTCGGCTGAAAGCCCAGCAACTTCTGGCTGAGCATGAAGCCCGGCTGGCAAAGACGGAAGAGACAGTGCGTGAGTTGATTGCAGAAGCCAAGCGCGATGCCGAAAAGGTTCGAGTCGATTTGACAGCTGCTGCTGAAGCGGATGTTCAAACGATGAAGAAACGGGCAGTTTCTGAAATCGAGCAGGCTCGCGATGTCGCCTTGCAGCAACTCTTCGACACACTTTCGACACACGTCATGGATGCGACCAGCCGCATTGTGGGGCGCAGTTTGAATAGTGATGATCATCAGCGTCTGGTTCAGGAAGCTCTGGCTGAACTGAATGTACGCAGAAATTGA
- the atpH gene encoding ATP synthase F1 subunit delta codes for MQEPLVTRIPSVLDDPSSLGVARVYAEALLGAAGDQASEVVEELELFTKTLLNGSTGLEEVFANQALGRDEKLAFVEKTFTGRASEVLVRFLQVLAQHDRLDLVRAVSHVAALELQKKLGRKQVQVTSAAPLSPQEYEAVVNRLKETLGLEPQVEVKVDPELVGGLVVRVGDMVYDGSLRTRLEQLRAQLRERCLNEIQRGRDRFCYSA; via the coding sequence GTGCAAGAGCCACTCGTAACAAGAATCCCCTCAGTTCTGGACGATCCTTCGTCTCTGGGCGTGGCTCGTGTTTACGCAGAAGCATTGCTTGGGGCTGCCGGTGATCAGGCCAGCGAAGTTGTCGAAGAACTCGAGCTGTTCACGAAGACCTTGCTGAATGGTTCGACGGGGCTTGAAGAGGTTTTTGCGAATCAGGCTTTGGGTCGAGATGAGAAACTGGCGTTTGTTGAAAAGACCTTTACAGGACGAGCCAGTGAAGTCCTGGTGAGATTTTTACAGGTTCTGGCCCAACATGACCGGCTCGACCTCGTGCGAGCAGTGAGCCATGTGGCCGCATTGGAATTGCAGAAGAAATTGGGGCGTAAGCAGGTGCAGGTGACCAGTGCGGCACCGCTGAGCCCTCAAGAATATGAGGCGGTTGTCAATCGCCTGAAAGAGACTTTAGGCCTTGAACCTCAGGTGGAAGTCAAGGTCGATCCGGAATTGGTAGGCGGTCTCGTGGTCCGTGTCGGTGACATGGTCTACGACGGTTCGCTGCGAACACGGCTTGAACAACTCCGCGCTCAGTTGCGCGAAAGGTGTCTGAATGAAATTCAACGCGGACGAGATCGCTTCTGTTATTCAGCGTGA
- the atpA gene encoding F0F1 ATP synthase subunit alpha: protein MKFNADEIASVIQREIQDFRGQIQTNEVGTVVEVGDGIARVYGLTNAMSGEMVEFSSGVRGQVFNLEENSVGVIILGSYLKISEGDEVRATGQLLSIPVGDALIGRVVDPLGNALDGRGPIIAESSRPLETTAPGVAARQPVKQPMQTGIKAVDAMTPVGRGQRQLIIGDRKTGKTAVAIDAIINQKGGDVICIYVACGQRASSIGGVVEALKAAGAMDYTIVVAAGASDPAPLQYIAPYAGAAIAEYFMYQGKHTLVVYDDLSKQAVAYRQLSLLMRRPPGREAYPGDVFYCHSRLLERAAKLSDELGGGSMTALPIIETLEGEVSAYIPTNVISITDGQIYLEPDLFFAGVRPAINVGISVSRVGGNAQTKGMKKVAGSLRLDLAAFRELEAFAQLGTELDAATQKQVDRGYRMVELLKQPQYVPLAAADQIVSIYAGTRGYFDSVPVNQVAEAEKQLLEYVRLEHAAFRENLISSKTLDDAQEAQLKTILEGFKKRWQPK from the coding sequence ATGAAATTCAACGCGGACGAGATCGCTTCTGTTATTCAGCGTGAAATCCAGGATTTCCGCGGACAAATCCAGACCAACGAAGTTGGTACGGTTGTGGAAGTGGGCGACGGTATTGCGCGCGTCTATGGGCTCACCAACGCCATGTCTGGCGAAATGGTGGAGTTCTCCAGTGGCGTGCGCGGTCAGGTCTTCAACCTGGAAGAAAACTCTGTCGGTGTGATCATTCTGGGTAGCTACCTGAAGATCTCCGAAGGGGATGAAGTCCGGGCAACTGGCCAGTTGCTCTCCATTCCCGTGGGTGATGCCCTGATTGGTCGCGTGGTTGATCCTCTGGGAAATGCCCTCGATGGTCGCGGCCCGATTATCGCTGAATCATCCCGCCCCCTCGAAACAACCGCGCCAGGCGTGGCTGCCCGTCAACCTGTGAAGCAGCCCATGCAGACAGGAATCAAGGCTGTTGATGCCATGACCCCTGTGGGTCGTGGTCAGCGCCAGCTCATCATCGGTGACCGCAAGACGGGCAAGACCGCTGTTGCAATCGACGCCATCATCAATCAAAAAGGTGGCGACGTCATCTGCATTTACGTCGCCTGTGGTCAGCGGGCCAGTTCGATTGGCGGCGTGGTCGAAGCTCTGAAAGCCGCCGGCGCCATGGACTACACGATTGTGGTGGCCGCGGGTGCTTCCGACCCTGCCCCTCTGCAATACATCGCCCCTTATGCAGGTGCTGCAATTGCTGAATACTTCATGTATCAGGGCAAGCACACCCTGGTGGTGTATGACGATCTTTCCAAGCAGGCAGTCGCCTACCGTCAGCTGTCACTGCTGATGCGTCGTCCTCCTGGTCGTGAAGCTTATCCCGGTGACGTATTTTACTGTCACAGTCGTCTGCTCGAACGAGCTGCCAAGCTGAGTGATGAACTTGGTGGCGGTTCGATGACAGCGCTCCCGATCATCGAAACTCTCGAAGGGGAAGTTTCGGCCTATATTCCGACAAACGTGATTTCGATCACCGACGGTCAGATTTACCTGGAACCCGACCTGTTCTTCGCGGGGGTTCGCCCTGCCATCAACGTTGGTATTTCGGTCTCTCGCGTGGGTGGTAATGCTCAGACAAAGGGAATGAAAAAGGTCGCCGGTAGCTTGCGACTGGATTTGGCAGCCTTCCGAGAGCTCGAAGCGTTTGCTCAGTTGGGCACCGAACTCGATGCCGCCACTCAGAAGCAGGTGGATCGCGGCTACCGCATGGTCGAACTGCTCAAGCAGCCACAGTATGTGCCACTCGCTGCCGCTGATCAGATCGTGAGTATTTACGCAGGGACTCGCGGTTATTTCGATTCTGTACCAGTCAACCAGGTGGCAGAAGCTGAAAAGCAGCTGCTGGAATACGTTCGTCTGGAACACGCGGCATTCCGTGAAAATCTCATCAGCAGCAAGACGCTCGATGATGCCCAGGAAGCTCAACTCAAGACCATTCTGGAAGGATTCAAGAAACGCTGGCAGCCAAAGTAG
- the atpG gene encoding ATP synthase F1 subunit gamma: protein MAKARAIVKRLKAVRNIKKITRTMELVATAKFKKAMERALEATAYTRKLAEIVADVSASLGESGEESAVSHPLLAVRPQVKKRLLLVITSNRGLCGGYNAGVLRVAGQLLRSRDLAVSLDMEVSGKRGINFYKFQRQPVVRTYTQFEDKPTFAQIEEIANRIMDQYIAGEIDQFDVAFMQFQGIAKQKPVVETLLPIGNLESESTATEADATTDYEFLPSPEEILGEIVPASFKARLFKCFLDAAVSEQVFRMVAMKGATESANDMIKSLKQRYNRARQSQITSELSEIIGGAAALE, encoded by the coding sequence ATGGCCAAAGCACGAGCAATCGTCAAGCGGCTCAAAGCCGTCCGCAATATCAAAAAGATCACGCGGACTATGGAACTGGTGGCTACTGCCAAGTTCAAGAAGGCGATGGAGCGTGCTCTCGAAGCGACCGCTTACACCCGTAAGCTGGCAGAAATCGTCGCTGACGTTTCCGCCTCATTGGGGGAAAGTGGCGAGGAGAGTGCGGTCTCGCATCCGCTCCTGGCAGTCAGGCCGCAGGTCAAGAAACGGCTTCTGCTGGTCATCACGTCGAATCGAGGTTTGTGTGGTGGCTACAACGCAGGTGTGCTGCGTGTGGCTGGCCAGCTCCTGAGAAGTCGTGACCTGGCTGTCTCTCTCGACATGGAAGTTTCGGGTAAGCGGGGCATCAACTTTTACAAGTTCCAGCGTCAGCCCGTTGTGAGGACTTACACCCAGTTTGAAGACAAGCCGACATTTGCCCAGATTGAAGAAATCGCCAATCGCATTATGGATCAGTACATCGCTGGTGAAATCGACCAGTTTGATGTGGCCTTCATGCAGTTTCAGGGAATTGCCAAGCAAAAGCCGGTGGTCGAAACCTTGCTTCCTATTGGAAACCTGGAATCAGAATCTACTGCGACTGAGGCTGATGCAACCACTGATTATGAATTCCTGCCCTCCCCCGAAGAGATTCTGGGTGAGATTGTGCCGGCATCGTTCAAGGCACGATTGTTCAAGTGCTTCCTGGATGCTGCCGTCAGTGAGCAGGTTTTCCGCATGGTGGCGATGAAGGGTGCGACAGAGAGTGCCAACGACATGATCAAGTCACTCAAACAGCGTTACAACCGAGCCCGCCAGTCACAGATTACTTCCGAACTCAGCGAAATCATTGGAGGAGCCGCCGCTCTGGAGTAG